In Pedobacter sp. W3I1, one DNA window encodes the following:
- a CDS encoding prolipoprotein diacylglyceryl transferase produces MLLKSLFPFQFELFGEQYHYHYIFETLAFIIGVRLYYYNKKGIVDPISDENRLWIMLGAMLGALIGSRVIAVLETPEVIHHLSFSVLYQSKTIVGGLLGGLFGVELIKKIIGVHIASGDIYVIPILVALIIGRIGCFSMGIDEPTYGVPTRFFMGMDLGDGIPRHPIMLYEMIYLTLLIFLFNRLKHKELINGDQFKLFMVLYFFFRFLIEFIKPYHSLFLNLSSIHWSALFIFMYYYKFIIRISKQILPQQ; encoded by the coding sequence ATGTTGTTAAAATCTTTGTTTCCCTTTCAATTCGAGCTTTTTGGTGAGCAATACCATTATCACTATATTTTCGAAACCCTGGCATTTATAATTGGTGTGAGGTTATATTATTATAATAAAAAGGGGATTGTAGATCCGATATCTGACGAAAACAGGTTGTGGATTATGTTGGGTGCCATGCTTGGAGCTTTAATCGGTTCGCGTGTAATTGCTGTGCTCGAAACGCCCGAGGTTATCCACCATCTTAGTTTTTCAGTTCTTTATCAAAGTAAAACCATTGTTGGCGGTTTGCTTGGCGGTTTGTTCGGTGTCGAATTAATAAAAAAGATAATAGGCGTTCATATTGCCTCCGGAGACATTTATGTTATCCCGATTTTGGTGGCGCTGATTATAGGCCGTATTGGTTGCTTTTCGATGGGGATCGATGAGCCAACTTATGGCGTTCCTACCCGCTTTTTTATGGGTATGGATCTGGGAGATGGTATACCGCGGCATCCCATCATGCTCTACGAAATGATTTATCTCACGCTTTTGATTTTTCTTTTTAATCGCTTAAAACATAAGGAGCTAATTAACGGAGATCAGTTTAAGTTATTCATGGTGCTGTATTTCTTCTTCCGTTTTTTGATAGAATTTATAAAACCTTACCATTCATTATTTTTAAACTTAAGCAGTATTCATTGGTCTGCATTGT
- a CDS encoding endonuclease/exonuclease/phosphatase family protein, with amino-acid sequence MNTLKIIPVFLLLTIVAFAQKKAVPINIITYNIRLNVASDGVNAWPNRKENVKALVKFHDANILCVQEALPEQFDALLENSNFDVVGVGREDGKRKGEFSAVYFDKDRFTKKDGGTFWLSETPDVPSKGWDAALNRVCSWVKLYDKLNKKEFIVFNTHYDHIGVKARIESAKLLKQKIQQIAPDLPVVFTGDLNVTPETEAIATIKSFLIDAKDISIEPPYGPTGTFNAFDFNSDLKNRIDYIFVNKGFKVQKFAVLTDSKDKRYYSDHLPVFCRLWF; translated from the coding sequence ATGAATACTTTAAAAATCATCCCTGTTTTTCTTTTATTAACGATTGTGGCTTTCGCTCAGAAAAAAGCTGTTCCAATTAATATCATTACCTATAACATCCGCTTAAATGTAGCATCAGATGGTGTTAATGCCTGGCCAAACCGAAAAGAGAATGTAAAAGCATTGGTGAAATTTCACGATGCTAATATTCTTTGTGTACAGGAAGCCTTACCTGAACAATTCGATGCCCTGCTCGAAAATTCTAATTTCGATGTGGTGGGTGTTGGTCGTGAAGATGGAAAGAGAAAAGGAGAATTTTCAGCTGTTTATTTCGATAAAGACCGATTTACTAAAAAAGATGGAGGAACGTTTTGGCTATCAGAAACGCCTGATGTTCCGTCAAAAGGATGGGACGCTGCACTTAACCGGGTATGCAGCTGGGTTAAATTGTACGATAAGCTGAATAAAAAAGAATTTATCGTTTTTAATACCCACTACGATCATATTGGAGTGAAAGCGAGAATTGAATCAGCCAAATTATTGAAACAAAAAATACAGCAGATAGCACCTGATTTGCCGGTTGTTTTTACAGGCGACTTAAATGTAACGCCCGAAACTGAAGCTATTGCTACAATCAAATCTTTTCTTATCGATGCGAAAGATATTTCTATAGAGCCTCCATATGGCCCCACAGGTACTTTTAATGCCTTTGATTTTAACAGTGACCTGAAAAACAGGATCGACTATATTTTTGTAAACAAAGGATTTAAGGTACAGAAATTCGCTGTATTAACCGATAGTAAGGATAAAAGGTATTACTCGGATCATTTACCTGTTTTTTGCAGACTTTGGTTTTAA
- a CDS encoding phosphoribosylglycinamide formyltransferase, whose protein sequence is MKKRIAIFASGSGSNAQKLMEHFKRSNEIEISLVLTNNADAYVLQRADNFEIPTHIFDKNEFYKTDEVIDLLKNLEIDFIVLAGFLWLIPQNLIHAYPGRIVNIHPAILPKFGGKGMYGDHVHNAVMAAGETEGGITIHYVNENYDEGEYIYQARYRIDKNDNLEMVKFKGQQLEHQHYPRIVETIVKKIKK, encoded by the coding sequence GTGAAAAAACGAATAGCCATCTTTGCATCAGGTTCTGGCTCTAATGCCCAAAAGCTGATGGAGCATTTTAAACGGAGTAACGAGATAGAAATTTCTTTGGTATTAACCAATAATGCAGACGCCTATGTGCTACAAAGAGCTGATAATTTCGAAATCCCCACTCATATATTCGACAAAAACGAGTTCTATAAAACAGATGAAGTAATAGACCTGCTCAAAAATCTTGAAATCGATTTTATTGTACTGGCTGGTTTTCTTTGGCTAATTCCCCAAAACCTGATCCACGCTTACCCTGGTAGAATTGTAAATATCCATCCGGCAATCCTTCCTAAATTTGGCGGTAAGGGCATGTACGGAGATCATGTACATAATGCTGTTATGGCCGCCGGCGAAACTGAAGGTGGAATAACGATTCATTATGTTAACGAAAACTACGATGAAGGCGAGTATATTTATCAGGCCCGCTATAGAATCGACAAAAACGACAACCTGGAAATGGTAAAGTTTAAAGGTCAGCAGCTCGAACACCAGCATTACCCACGTATTGTAGAAACCATTGTTAAAAAGATAAAAAAATAA
- a CDS encoding helix-turn-helix domain-containing protein — MQNSTNNEYKGVTNGENQDLFLNDSPLTGVFKVIGGKWKIMLIKAIAAQCPKRFGELKREMNFLSQGTLTTQLKEMERDGLILREAFAESPPRVEYKLTSVGKTLLPVIDVLEDWWTAFQNNNRSEEAHLK, encoded by the coding sequence ATGCAAAACAGTACCAATAATGAGTATAAAGGAGTTACAAATGGAGAAAATCAGGATTTATTTTTAAATGACTCCCCATTGACAGGTGTGTTTAAGGTGATTGGGGGTAAATGGAAAATTATGCTCATCAAAGCCATTGCCGCCCAATGCCCCAAAAGGTTTGGCGAGCTTAAGCGCGAAATGAATTTCTTAAGCCAGGGTACCCTCACCACACAACTTAAAGAAATGGAACGCGATGGCCTTATCCTTCGCGAAGCTTTTGCAGAATCTCCACCACGCGTAGAGTATAAACTAACCAGTGTAGGTAAAACCCTCCTTCCGGTAATAGACGTTTTAGAAGATTGGTGGACTGCTTTTCAGAACAATAATAGATCAGAAGAAGCACATCTAAAATAA
- the rpsT gene encoding 30S ribosomal protein S20: protein MANHKSSLKRIRANATKRLRNRYQAKTTRTFIKRLRAAEDKKSASDLLPKVISMLDRLAKKSIIHKNKAANNKSKLTKFVNGLK from the coding sequence ATGGCAAATCATAAATCTTCATTAAAAAGAATTAGAGCAAACGCAACAAAACGTTTACGTAACAGATATCAGGCAAAAACTACACGTACCTTTATTAAAAGATTACGTGCTGCAGAAGATAAAAAATCTGCATCTGATTTATTGCCTAAAGTAATCTCTATGTTAGATCGTTTAGCTAAAAAGAGTATTATCCACAAAAACAAAGCGGCTAATAACAAATCAAAATTAACGAAATTCGTTAACGGTTTAAAATAA
- the radC gene encoding DNA repair protein RadC: MENYEQKLGIKLWAEEDRPREKLLLHGRRHLTDAELIAILIGSGSKNETAVDLSKRVLSFYDNNLTKLGKASILDLSRFRGIGEAKALTIIAALELGLRRKETAEEAITHITTSNDVYKYLHQTFANLNHEEFWIVLLNRSNRVIGKFLISKGGQAGTVADPKIIFKTALENNAANIVLAHNHPSGNLKPSESDDKLTRNMVASGNLLSLYVVDHLIFANNRYYSYRDEDLI; this comes from the coding sequence ATGGAAAATTACGAACAAAAACTAGGGATAAAGTTATGGGCTGAAGAAGATCGCCCGCGTGAAAAACTTTTATTACATGGCCGAAGACATTTAACAGATGCCGAACTGATTGCTATTTTAATTGGCTCGGGAAGTAAAAATGAAACCGCTGTAGATTTAAGTAAAAGGGTTTTATCTTTTTACGATAACAATTTAACAAAACTGGGGAAAGCCTCCATTCTGGATCTTTCGAGGTTTAGAGGTATTGGAGAAGCCAAAGCATTAACCATTATTGCCGCTTTAGAACTTGGTTTACGGCGAAAGGAAACCGCAGAGGAGGCCATTACACACATTACCACTTCTAACGATGTTTATAAATATTTACATCAAACTTTCGCTAATCTCAATCACGAAGAGTTCTGGATAGTACTTCTAAACAGGTCTAACCGGGTGATAGGTAAATTTTTGATCAGTAAAGGGGGGCAGGCAGGTACAGTAGCCGATCCGAAAATTATTTTTAAAACAGCTTTAGAAAACAATGCGGCAAATATTGTATTAGCGCACAACCATCCTTCAGGAAATTTAAAGCCCAGCGAGAGCGACGATAAATTAACCCGGAATATGGTTGCTTCAGGGAATTTGCTGAGTCTGTATGTGGTTGATCACCTGATTTTCGCTAATAACCGTTACTATAGTTATCGGGATGAAGATTTAATTTAA
- a CDS encoding rod shape-determining protein: MGLFNWFTQEVAIDLGTANTLIIHNDKVVVDEPSIVAFDRTTNKVIAIGRQAMQMEGKTHDNIKTVRPLKDGVIADFNAAEAMIKGMIRMLNGGKGWMFPSLRMVICIPSGITEVEKRAVRDSAEIAGAKEVYLIHEPMAAAVGIGIDVEEPMGNMIIDIGGGTTEIAVIALSGIVCDQSIRVAGDNFDSDIVNYIRRQHNIMIGDRTAEKIKIEVGAALPELQDAPADFAVQGRDLMTGVPKQITVSYTEIAHCLDKSISKIEEAILKALEITPPELSADIYQTGIYLTGGGALLRGLDKRVAAKTKLPVHVAEDPLRAVVRGTGIALKNIGGYKFLMQ; the protein is encoded by the coding sequence ATGGGATTATTTAACTGGTTTACGCAAGAAGTTGCCATCGATTTAGGCACAGCGAATACCCTGATTATACATAACGACAAAGTAGTTGTAGATGAGCCATCTATCGTTGCTTTTGATCGTACTACAAACAAAGTCATTGCTATAGGTCGTCAGGCAATGCAAATGGAGGGTAAAACCCACGATAATATTAAAACCGTACGCCCATTAAAGGATGGTGTAATTGCTGATTTCAATGCTGCTGAGGCAATGATTAAAGGGATGATCCGTATGCTCAATGGCGGTAAAGGCTGGATGTTTCCTTCTTTACGTATGGTAATCTGTATTCCATCTGGTATTACTGAAGTAGAAAAACGTGCTGTGCGCGATTCTGCTGAAATTGCCGGGGCTAAAGAGGTATACTTAATTCATGAGCCAATGGCAGCTGCCGTAGGTATCGGGATTGATGTAGAAGAGCCAATGGGTAACATGATTATCGATATAGGTGGCGGTACGACAGAAATTGCGGTTATCGCTTTATCAGGTATCGTGTGCGATCAATCTATCCGCGTTGCGGGAGATAACTTCGACTCTGATATCGTAAACTACATCCGCCGCCAACACAACATTATGATTGGTGACCGTACCGCTGAAAAAATTAAAATTGAAGTTGGTGCAGCTTTACCTGAGTTACAGGATGCTCCTGCCGATTTCGCGGTTCAAGGTCGCGATTTAATGACCGGTGTACCCAAACAGATCACTGTATCATATACCGAAATTGCACACTGCCTAGATAAGTCGATCTCTAAAATTGAAGAAGCCATTTTAAAAGCTTTAGAGATTACTCCTCCAGAACTTTCGGCAGATATTTACCAAACTGGTATTTATTTAACCGGTGGTGGTGCATTGTTAAGAGGTTTAGATAAGCGTGTAGCTGCTAAAACAAAATTACCTGTTCACGTTGCAGAAGATCCGCTTCGTGCTGTAGTTCGTGGAACTGGCATCGCCCTTAAAAATATTGGTGGATATAAATTCTTAATGCAATAA
- a CDS encoding MFS transporter, translating into MKKNQRWFLLLIVCSAIFLSVLDLFIVNVALPAIKSGIKGTDADMQFVIVMYIVGYASFLVTGGRAGEYFGKKKIFLTGMLVFTAASFVCGFSQSAIQLNIARFIQGISAAFMVPQGMAFIPDLFPDPKERVKVLGIYGSVAGIASVAGQFLGGLLPGLEIISQSWRLIFLINVPIGITAVVLSLKYLKESPVKIAEKFDFTGGLLLMLTLTTFIYPLIQGRELNWPIWSILMLVLSVVLLLVFIYDQRLSKRLGRNSLLDTRVFKNFDFRIGLLISLFYYFVQDSYFLINTVYLQNGMGISSIHTGIYFVCQGIGYVLASMFFASRVTRYGKYVSLCGSVIMIMALVFHLVIFDSRDAAQGQIPIVLFVYGIGCGTILPSLMTISLKSIPENMLGASSGIYLTLQQVSVAIGVAVIGGVFFQRLGNPPILTSFPLAYRWATLLNIGFLIIVSALLILIPKRNKPPV; encoded by the coding sequence ATGAAAAAAAATCAAAGGTGGTTCCTGTTGTTAATAGTGTGTTCGGCTATATTTTTATCTGTACTGGACCTGTTCATTGTAAATGTAGCGCTTCCTGCTATCAAATCAGGGATTAAAGGTACTGATGCTGATATGCAGTTTGTAATCGTGATGTACATTGTGGGGTATGCCTCCTTTCTTGTTACCGGAGGGCGGGCGGGCGAATATTTTGGAAAGAAAAAGATTTTTTTAACCGGAATGTTGGTCTTTACAGCTGCTTCTTTTGTTTGTGGGTTTTCACAATCGGCAATTCAATTAAACATTGCCAGGTTTATTCAGGGAATAAGTGCTGCTTTTATGGTTCCACAAGGAATGGCTTTTATCCCCGATTTATTTCCTGACCCTAAAGAAAGAGTAAAAGTTCTCGGTATATATGGTAGCGTTGCAGGCATTGCTTCTGTTGCTGGCCAATTTTTAGGTGGTTTGCTTCCTGGGCTTGAAATTATTTCACAAAGCTGGCGTTTAATTTTTTTAATAAATGTGCCCATAGGGATAACTGCTGTTGTATTGAGCTTAAAATACCTTAAAGAATCGCCAGTAAAAATTGCTGAGAAATTTGATTTTACCGGAGGCTTGCTACTCATGTTAACCTTAACCACATTTATTTATCCGCTTATTCAGGGGAGGGAATTGAACTGGCCGATATGGAGCATTTTGATGCTGGTACTATCGGTAGTTTTGCTTCTTGTCTTTATTTATGATCAGCGGTTAAGCAAAAGGTTGGGAAGGAATTCTTTGCTCGATACCAGGGTGTTTAAGAATTTTGATTTCAGAATCGGACTTTTAATTTCTCTGTTTTATTACTTCGTTCAAGATTCTTACTTTTTGATCAACACCGTTTATTTACAAAATGGGATGGGCATTAGTTCCATTCATACCGGAATCTATTTTGTTTGTCAGGGGATCGGTTATGTGCTTGCATCTATGTTTTTTGCAAGCCGGGTAACCCGTTACGGTAAATATGTATCGCTATGCGGATCAGTTATTATGATTATGGCGCTCGTTTTTCATCTGGTTATATTCGATTCACGTGATGCCGCTCAAGGACAAATACCAATTGTATTGTTTGTTTATGGAATTGGCTGTGGTACAATCTTGCCTTCTTTAATGACTATATCTTTAAAAAGTATTCCCGAAAATATGTTAGGGGCCTCATCAGGTATTTATTTAACATTGCAACAGGTCTCAGTGGCTATAGGGGTTGCAGTAATTGGGGGCGTTTTCTTTCAACGCCTGGGTAATCCACCAATATTAACATCGTTTCCGCTTGCTTACCGATGGGCAACATTACTAAATATAGGCTTTCTTATTATCGTAAGTGCATTATTGATTTTGATACCAAAAAGAAATAAACCACCGGTTTAA